In the genome of Candida albicans SC5314 chromosome 6, complete sequence, the window GACTCCGTGGCCTAGATTTGGCGTTCTACAAGCCGAGGGATAAGTACCACACGGGGGAGGATAATATTAGGAATGTTAGTCCCAAATCGTTATGGCATATGATGTCGAATGCGATAGATTTTGTGCAAATGGGGGTAGTTGACGATTCAGAGGAGCCTGCGGTGTACACCACGTTTTTGGGTTACTTTTTTGCCACGCCCATATCTGCCCTAGCCAGAGTTAATTTGGTGCTACTTGTGTTGTTCCCGGTGGTGAGCACCccgttgttgtttgttattGTCAAGTATAAGAAATGGAAATTGAGGGTTACCAATTTTTTGGGTGTACCGTTAGCAATGGGTTTAGCGGTGGCGGTGGGCCAAGTCGGTAATCCGATGCTAGTGTCGTCCCACCCGATGATGGTGGTAGCCACGACGACCTCAATTGTGGTGTTGGTATACTATGTTGTGTTAAACGGTGTGGATTGGGTGAATACGTCGAGTGACCAGAAACTTGTTACGATGATTGAGGTGTCGTTTGTTTACTGGGTGGTGTTGGTCTATGTGACATGGAGTGGTGGCGACCACACCGGTGAGTTTGGGGTAACTgtgttattttttgttcaagCCAGTACGTCGTTGTTAGGACTAATTGGGTGGACCTTCACCAGGGTTAGAGGTGGTGATGAGCCATTGTTGAGTGGGGAAGAAGAGAGGTACGGCACAGAGGATGAACGGGATACTGAGAAACCTTTGGTGGAGCATAACTATGACTGGTCGTTGCAGTATTTGCTTATTGTTCCGGTATCGTCGTTGGTGGTTTACAATTCGGGGTGGCTAGTATTAGAAGGAGTCAATAAGACTGTGCAAGAATCACTAGCCTCTGAACACCTTATCTATTGGATAGTGGTGGTGTTTTCCCAGTTCTTGGTGTTGCCTGTTGTGCCATTTATTACCAAGTTTAACCGGTATATTGTCTTGGGGttgctggtggtggtggtggttgggGTGTTGATGAGTATGGCTGTGCACCCGTTTAATCAGGGTAGTCCGATGAAATTGAGATTTATAGAGAGGGTTGGCCAGAACGATATGGTGGAAGTGTATGGGAGACAAGGGTTTGTTGAGGATGTGTTGCTGGATTTGCCCCTGGTGAAGCAAACGCAAGCTAAACTTGAATGTGAGGCGTTGCCAGATGGGTTGGAGGTGTGCAAGTACAAGAGTGGGCTAACCCCAGGAAATTTGACTGTGGAGGTAACTACTGAACCAAGAGCCGAGTCGTATGGGTTGATATCTGGTGCCATAACTATTGCTGCACCCGAAAACAGAAT includes:
- a CDS encoding uncharacterized protein (Ortholog(s) have cytosol localization), which codes for MSEEEVHDTSSEASEVFTNQPNAFVRGVRSIFGYRKTSLTLFVILTIVVTAGLSFYDNSLELTIELPTSQLEKEILESSWLDLQNIARYPHTYGSRANDQVHDYLEEIIQDMEYDNDGEKIMFESGKGVVSYYESNNLLVRVNGSDGTLPALLLSAHYDSVPSSFGVTDDGMGVASLLGVLRFVAHNQPRRTIIFNFNNNEEFGLFGAHAFVKHPWFKQVGYFLNLEGTGAGGKAVLFRGTDYGIVKNFGGVRYPYATSIFQQGFNNHVIHSETDYKVYKEAGLRGLDLAFYKPRDKYHTGEDNIRNVSPKSLWHMMSNAIDFVQMGVVDDSEEPAVYTTFLGYFFATPISALARVNLVLLVLFPVVSTPLLFVIVKYKKWKLRVTNFLGVPLAMGLAVAVGQVGNPMLVSSHPMMVVATTTSIVVLVYYVVLNGVDWVNTSSDQKLVTMIEVSFVYWVVLVYVTWSGGDHTGEFGVTVLFFVQASTSLLGLIGWTFTRVRGGDEPLLSGEEERYGTEDERDTEKPLVEHNYDWSLQYLLIVPVSSLVVYNSGWLVLEGVNKTVQESLASEHLIYWIVVVFSQFLVLPVVPFITKFNRYIVLGLSVVVVVGVLMSMAVHPFNQGSPMKLRFIERVGQNDMVEVYGRQGFVEDVLSDLPSVKQTQAKLECEALPDGLEVCKYKSGLTPGNLTVEVTTEPRAESYGLISGAITIAAPENRMCTVHFPPDRVKAVVVGKFGNNFKAIPDGFSREKGNYIYKDRNGISQLELYKLDWNKDYHVGFEWLPDIDDEGGMRVEVECFWGDMVPAYQEVVHYSPNWVTWANKERGLVGVVKHVDV